A genomic window from Streptomyces sp. NBC_00234 includes:
- a CDS encoding TetR/AcrR family transcriptional regulator, whose product MMTHAPASPRRSDVTKAAILDAARERFAADGYERATIRAIARDAGIDPSMVMRYYGNKEGLFAAASAIDLRLPELGALPGKHIGAVLVTHFLDRWEQDDVLTGLLRVGVTNEAGAERMRAVFAEQLGPIAAGVCPDPADAPRRAALAASQILGMALARYVLRIEPAAAMPREEVVAWLAPTLQRYLTAEGP is encoded by the coding sequence ATGATGACGCACGCCCCCGCATCCCCCCGCCGTTCGGATGTCACCAAGGCCGCGATCCTTGACGCCGCGCGCGAGCGCTTCGCCGCCGACGGCTACGAGCGCGCCACCATCCGGGCCATCGCCCGCGACGCCGGGATCGACCCGTCGATGGTGATGCGCTACTACGGCAACAAGGAGGGGCTGTTCGCCGCCGCGTCCGCGATCGACCTGCGCCTTCCCGAGCTGGGTGCGCTGCCCGGCAAGCACATCGGGGCGGTGCTCGTCACCCACTTCCTGGACCGCTGGGAGCAGGACGACGTGCTTACGGGGCTGCTCAGGGTGGGCGTCACCAACGAGGCGGGAGCGGAGCGGATGCGGGCCGTCTTCGCCGAGCAGCTCGGTCCGATAGCTGCCGGTGTCTGCCCTGATCCCGCCGATGCCCCGCGCCGGGCCGCCCTCGCCGCCTCGCAGATCCTGGGGATGGCGCTCGCGCGCTACGTCCTGCGGATAGAGCCCGCTGCGGCGATGCCCCGCGAGGAGGTCGTGGCCTGGCTCGCGCCCACGCTCCAGCGCTATCTGACCGCGGAGGGGCCGTAA